The Anaerobacillus sp. CMMVII region GATTTCCTTTAAATTAGCTAGCAATATATATCAAGGTTTCAGGGGCATCTTTTCTAACATGCTTGGGTTTAAACGTACGAATAGGAACTATCTATATAATTAGTGTCTATAAAGCCACAAGGTTTCCGAAAAGGTCCTTACATAAAAATACTAATTTACAGCAATAATAACAAATGTGAGAAAAACGTCAAAAAAAGTTGAATAATTATTGTTGACAAATATTTTGTTTACTTGCTATAATTTAATTTTTGTTTGACATTATTGCTCAGGTGTGTTACACTTTATACAAGTGAGGTGGTTTCAATAATGGGAAAAACGTTAGTTGATATTAAGCGCACGTTAGACGCAAATATTGGAAAGCGAATTACAATAAAAGCGAATGGCGGCCGTCGCAAGACGATTGAACGTTCTGGTTTTCTTGAAGAAACGTACCCGTCTGTATTTATTATTAAGCTGGATGAAGATCAAAATGCCTTCGAAAGAGTGTCATATAGTTATGCAGACGTTTTAACAGAAACGGTGCAATTAACGGTATGTGAGGATGAAAGTCCTGTTGCTGTAGAGGTTGAATAGTCGTTTTTGAAAAAAAGAGGTGTACTCATTTTGGGTCTGACTTCTCCCTAGAAAAGTATTCGATGCTATGTACAAGCTAGCAAAATGCTTTTAAAGGGAGGTGCCTGACCCGCACTTATGAGTACAACTCTTTTTTTGTATATAAAAATTGAGGATGGATTGAAAATAAATAACCTCATAACGGACATTCGAAAGGGAAACAATAGTCATGTCGTAACGATGTCACTTTAAAAGGGGTTGTTTCTATTGGCCAGAAGACGAGGGATTATGTCTGAAAAATTTAAAGTTGAACTTGCAAAAGAACTTGGGTTTTACGATACTGTCCAAAAAGAGGGTTGGGGCGGAATTCGTTCTCGTGACGCCGGGAATATGGTGAAGCGTGCAGTTGAACTTGCTGAACAGCATCTAGCTGCCAACGCGAAAAAATAAACGAAGGTTCTAGTTACGACAGGCTGACTCATTTAGGAGAAACACTCTTAGATGAGTTGGCTTTTTTAGTGTAAAGTTTACAGTTTAGAGTCTAAAGTTGTGATAGCTATTCAGAAGAAGTATATTAACCAAAGGAATTGATATCAGGCACTCACAACAACACTTGATTTTAAACTTCACACTCTAAACCAATTAAGGGTTAGACTTTATATGACTAGGTTATGCTTATAAATAATATCCTGTGGAAAGACTTGAAGATTTTGTCACAAAATAGGTGGTTTACAAGGACAACAAGTGATAAAATAGCGTAAGCATAAGGAACATAGAAGGTGATTAAGAATGAAAATAACGATAAAGGCACCAGCAAAAATTAATTTATCTCTTGATGTCCTGCATAAAAGAGAAGATGGATTTCATGAGGTAGAGATGATCATGACAACTGTTGATTTAGCTGACCGTATTGAATTAACGTTGTTGGAAGAAGATCGTATTATGATTGATGTTTCAGAAGGGTTTGTGCCGAGTGATAGTCGAAATTTGGCCTATCAGGCAGCTCAATTATTAAAGGACAAGTTCCAAGTTGTAAAAGGAGTTCGGATTTTTATTCAAAAAAATATCCCTGTTTCAGCAGGGCTTGCCGGGGGGAGCAGTGATGCTGCAGCTACTCTTAGGGGCCTAAATCAACTTTGGAGTTTAGGGTTAAGTTTAGATGAGCTTGCTGTATTAGGTGCACAAATTGGTTCGGATGTCTCATTTTGCGTTTATGGTGGGACAGCCCTCGCTACGGGGAGAGGAGAAAAAATTCAACACATCAGTGCCCCACCTCCTTGTTGGGTAATATTAGCAAAACCGCCAATCGGAGTTTCAACTGCAGAGGTTTATCGGAATTTAAAAATAACTGATCTCACACATCCAAATATTGAATCAATGGTTGCGGCAATTGAAGGTCATGATTATGAAGGGATTTGTCATCAGTTAGGAAATGTTCTTGAGTCAGTAACCTTTAATCTTTACCCTGAGGTTCAAAGAATAAAGGAACAGATGATTCGCTTTGGGGCTGATGGTGTATTAATGAGTGGTAGTGGACCAACAGTATTTGGTCTTGTCAAACATGAATCAAGAATGTCGCGGATTTATAATGGTTTAAGGGGATTTTGTAATGATGTGCACGCAGTTCGCATAATTGGAGAACGCTACTATTGATAAAATCCGT contains the following coding sequences:
- the veg gene encoding biofilm formation stimulator Veg encodes the protein MGKTLVDIKRTLDANIGKRITIKANGGRRKTIERSGFLEETYPSVFIIKLDEDQNAFERVSYSYADVLTETVQLTVCEDESPVAVEVE
- a CDS encoding alpha/beta-type small acid-soluble spore protein, which produces MARRRGIMSEKFKVELAKELGFYDTVQKEGWGGIRSRDAGNMVKRAVELAEQHLAANAKK
- the ispE gene encoding 4-(cytidine 5'-diphospho)-2-C-methyl-D-erythritol kinase produces the protein MKITIKAPAKINLSLDVLHKREDGFHEVEMIMTTVDLADRIELTLLEEDRIMIDVSEGFVPSDSRNLAYQAAQLLKDKFQVVKGVRIFIQKNIPVSAGLAGGSSDAAATLRGLNQLWSLGLSLDELAVLGAQIGSDVSFCVYGGTALATGRGEKIQHISAPPPCWVILAKPPIGVSTAEVYRNLKITDLTHPNIESMVAAIEGHDYEGICHQLGNVLESVTFNLYPEVQRIKEQMIRFGADGVLMSGSGPTVFGLVKHESRMSRIYNGLRGFCNDVHAVRIIGERYY